The following are encoded together in the Brassica napus cultivar Da-Ae chromosome A9, Da-Ae, whole genome shotgun sequence genome:
- the LOC106420214 gene encoding UDP-D-apiose/UDP-D-xylose synthase 2 — MANGADRLDLDGRPIKPLTICMIGAGGFIGSHLCEKLMNETPHKVLALDVYNDKIKHLLEPDTSQWAERIQFHRINIKHDSRLEGLVKMADLTINLAAICTPADYNTRPLDTIYSNFIDALPVVKYCSENNKRLIHFSTCEVYGKTIGSFLPKDHPLRQDPDFYVLKEDTSPCIFGSIEKQRWSYACAKQLIERLVYAEGAENGLEFTIVRPFNWIGPRMDFIPGIDGPSEGVPRVLACFSNNLLRREPLKLVDGGESQRTFIYIKDAIEAVLLMIENPERANGHIFNVGNPNNEVTVRQLAEMMTQVYSKVSGETAIESPTVDVSSKEFYGEGYDDSDKRIPDMTIINRQLGWNPKTSLWDLLESTLTYQHRTYAEAVKKATSKPVAS; from the exons ATGGCGAACGGAGCCGATCGATTGGATCTGGACGGCAGGCCGATCAAGCCGCTGACGATATGCATGATCGGCGCCGGCGGCTTCATCGGCTCTCACCTCTGCGAGAAGCTCATGAACGAGACTCCGCACAAGGTCCTCGCGCTCGACGTGTACAACGACAAGATCAAGCACTTGCTCGAGCCGGATACTTCTCAGTGGGCCGAGAGGATCCAGTTCCATCGCATCAACATCAAGCATGATTCGAGACTCGAGGGACTCGTCAAGATGGCGGATCTG ACGATTAATTTGGCTGCGATCTGTACGCCAGCGGATTACAATACGCGTCCTCTTGACACTATCTACAGCAATTTCATCGATGCTCTCCCTGTG GTTAAGTACTGCTCTGAGAACAACAAGCGTTTGATTCACTTCTCCACTTGTGAAGTCTATGGCAAAACTATTGGAAGCTTTCTTCCCAAGGATCATCCTCTCCGTCAG gatCCTGATTTTTATGTACTTAAAGAAGATACATCTCCTTGCATATTTGGTTCTATTGAGAAGCAGAGGTGGTCATATGCTTGCGCCAAGCAGCTGATTGAGAGACTTGTCTACG CTGAGGGTGCTGAGAACGGACTTGAGTTCACTATTGTGAGACCGTTTAACTGGATTGGACCTAGGATGGATTTCATCCCTGGCATTGATGGTCCTAGCGAGGGTGTCCCTCGTGTCCTAGCATGTTTTAGCAAC AACCTTCTGAGGCGTGAGCCTCTCAAGCTTGTggatggtggagaatcacagagAACCTTCATCTACATCAAGGATGCTATTGAAGCTGTCCTTTTGATGATT GAAAATCCGGAGAGAGCCAATGGGCATATCTTCAATGTAGGCAACCCAAACAATGAAGTGACAGTAAGACAACTTGCTGAAATGatgactcag GTCTACTCAAAAGTGAGTGGAGAGACGGCTATTGAGAGTCCAACGGTAGACGTGAGCTCCAAAGAGTTTTATGGAGAAGGTTATGATGACAGCGACAAGAGAATCCCTGACATGACCATCATAAACCGTCAACTTG GATGGAACCCGAAGACTTCTCTCTGGGACTTGCTAGAGTCGACCTTAACTTACCAGCACAGGACCTATGCGGAAGCTGTTAAGAAGGCCACTTCAAAACCAGTCGCATCTTAG